A stretch of Lathyrus oleraceus cultivar Zhongwan6 chromosome 6, CAAS_Psat_ZW6_1.0, whole genome shotgun sequence DNA encodes these proteins:
- the LOC127094956 gene encoding uncharacterized protein LOC127094956: protein MEGPPEEKFLEAFLLHDLGVENPTLFARIKKAWEKVNRKGKADLGKKNCITKEPYFQWIKERVRSIKMPFKIEMFGPLPESKPTHVPIEEAEGLRASLEKLTRENEELLKNLHLITNEKNEFKWKLERNKAQLQVNVEKVDKEEYKRKRVKHGLDQADSCLNTVKSQLKKAERDCREKEKWWKLTTKQKKEIRETLEAEISNLSVSLCEAKEREERERRSKESALAATQVTPEMWKGKCQEVENANEWERYRRGRHDSLLREGEDWMNARENVNASLAACKETIQFLHEQRNEYRDKFASLIDFCNDMANNVPLMLRCALEDIDNDNIPHSMTEFIYLCEDMFREEQAAFREEMDSVKIKIEQIFEAIQALARREEDARVAAAVRNDALVQGVALQSGPSVPIPNPVIYGLPPGFVPPPERNHDSTCAYFWSS from the exons ATGGAGGGACCTCCTGAGGAGAAGTTTTTGGAAGCCTTTTTGCTGCATGACTTAGGAGTTGAGAATCCAACTTTGTTTGCAAGGATCAAGAAGGCATGGGAAAAGGTCAACAGGAAAGGTAAAGCTGACCTAGGAAAGAAGAATTGTATCACCAAAGAGCCATACTTTCAATGGATAAAAGAAAGAGTAAGATCAATCAAGATGCCTTTCAAAATAGAGATGTTTGGTCCTCTTCCCGAGTCTAAACCTACTCATGTCCCAATTGAGGAGGCAGAAGGACTCCGAGCTTCTTTAGAGAAACTTACAAGGGAAAATGAAGAGTTGTTGAAGAACCTACACCTGATCACTAATGAAAAGAATGAGTTTAAATGGAAACTCGAGAGGAATAAAGCGCAGCTTCAGGTAAATGTGGAAAAGGTGGATAAGGAAGAGTATAAGAGAAAAAGAGTCAAGCATGGTTTAGATCAGGCTGATAGTTGCTTGAATACCGTCAAAAGCCAACTGAAAAAGGCTGAAAGAGATTGTCGGGAAAAAGAGAAATGGTGGAAGCTCACCACAAAACAAAAGAAGGAGATAAGAGAAACACTTGAGGCTGAGATATCCAACCTCAGTGTTTCACTTTGTGAAGCAAAAGAAAGGGAAGAACGAGAACGCCGCAGTAAAGAGAGTGCTCTGGCTGCTACTCAAGTTACACCTGAAATGTGGAAAGGAAAGTGCCAGGAGGTTGAAAATGCTAATGAGTGGGAACGATATCGAAGAGGCCGACATGACTCTTTGCTACGAGAAGGTGAAGATTGGATGAACGCAAGGGAAAATGTGAATGCTAGTTTGGCAGCCTGCAAGGAAACCATCCAGTTTTTACATGAACAAAGAAATGAGTATCGAGACAAGTTTGCCAGTTTGATAGACTTCTGTAATGACATGGCTAATAATGTGCCTTTGATGCTAAGATGTGCTTTGGAAGACATAGACAATGACAACATTCCTCATTCAATGACTGAATTTATTTATCTTTGTGAAGAcatgt TTAGAGAAGAACAAGCTGCCTTCAGAGAGGAGATGGACTCTGTCAAAATCAAGATCGAGCAGATCTTTGAGGCTATACAAGCTCTGGCTAGAAGGGAAGAAGATGCTCGTGTTGCCGCTGCTGTAAGGAACGATGCTCTAGTTCAAGGGGTTGCTCTTCAGTCAGGACCTTCAGTTCCTATTCCGAATCCCGTTATCTACGGTCTTCCTCCAGGCTTTGTTCCACCGCCTGAAAGAAATCATGATTCCACCTGCGCATACTTCTGGAGTAGCTGA
- the LOC127094957 gene encoding uncharacterized protein LOC127094957: MGSNKRSTYSYKFKDPKLDVLQELVSQLHPVYKINFGKDYGNLLSLLNKEADPLVLLTLAQFYDSPMRCFTFQDFQIAPMLDEFEHLVGIPIKNKLPFMGVEGTLEHEVIADALHMHKKEVTANLRVKGNTKGFPLNFLIERAYTLLEAQSWEACYATIALAIYGIVLFPNFDDFVDMTAICIFLTKNPVPTLLADVFYYLTWRSAKKGGMVACCAPLLYAWLQTHLPNMGPFVDQKDASWPQGLGSL; this comes from the coding sequence ATGGGATCGAACAAAAGGAGCACGTACTCATATAAGTTCAAAGATCCTAAATTAGACGTTCTACAAGAATTGGTTTCTCAGCTCCATCCAGTCTACAAGATCAACTTTGGGAAGGATTATGGCAATCTGCTCAGTCTCTTGAACAAGGAAGCAGACCCACTGGTACTTTTGACCTTGGCCCAGTTCTATGATTCTCCAATGAGATGTTTCACCTTCCAGGATTTTCAAATAGCACCAATGTTGGACGAATTTGAACATCTTGTTGGTATTCCCATAAAAAACAAACTGCCATTTATGGGTGTCGAAGGGACCTTGGAACATGAAGTTATAGCCGATGCCCTTCACATGCATAAGAAGGAGGTTACTGCGAACCTAAGAGTGAAAGGAAATACCAAAGGGTTTCCACTCAATTTTCTTATAGAGAGAGCTTACACTCTGTTGGAGGCCCAAAGTTGGGAGGCTTGCTACGCTACTATTGCCTTGGCTATTTATGGAATCGTTCTGTTCCCAAACTTTGACGATTTTGTAGACATGACTGCCATTTGCATCTTCCTCACGAAGAATCCAGTGCCTACCCTTCTTGCTGATGTGTTCTATTATCTGACTTGGAGAAGTGCAAAGAAGGGAGGAATGGTTGCTTGTTGTGCCCCTCTATTGTACGCATGGTTGCAGACCCATCTTCCAAATATGGGTCCCTTTGTGGATCAGAAGGATGCTAGTTGGCCCCAGGGGTTGGGATCACTCTGA